In a single window of the Drosophila albomicans strain 15112-1751.03 chromosome 3, ASM965048v2, whole genome shotgun sequence genome:
- the LOC117571608 gene encoding serine protease inhibitor 28Dc-like produces MQLFGYIIVAFACLLFTGILQAQIAVPEVDVAISDAIALKVLSFALKIKSQMITDNPKTIVFSPVSIMSALAIIMIGTRDERLSNLTELFGQTDLEKLHQQFGLMLQDVVSSIKENTSPLRKTDPWHHDSTDESMRAYVMHGNGTQTVRLANGLFLQKGTSLKLSHRQKITANYLPDILHVDFQRRSVEAMNTINSWIDMQTDENVDEMVRNTFDTNTDRVIMSILTLKAKWEMDFITGLTKNRDFYRNREGSEKPISVPMMTGAGALPYYLNTHLECHIIGIPYEGEMTTMYLIKPLKSSVKLLEAFHEKLTAESIEEMIKKMRRSSTSVVLPRMKFDKMLVLRSPMERMGLGSIFDPLQSFKNKKAASRGSFATKVLDDFTVTQFCQKIYFRVDEKGTEVGDGTGAVEVRTAAAATFRADEPFIMLVRNDITKLPLFYGIIHEPITVGL; encoded by the exons ATGCAGCTATTTGGCTATATTATTGTGGCATTTGCTTGCCTGCTTTTTACTGGAATTCTTCAAGCCCAAATTGCAGTTCCAGAAGTTGACGTGGCAATCTCAGATGCCATCGCTTTGAAAGTTTTGAGCTTTGCATTGAAGATCAAGAGCCAAATGATCACCGACAACCCCAAAACAATTGTATTCTCGCCAGTTAGTATTATGTCCGCCTTAGCGATTATTATGATTGGCACCAGAGATGAACGCCTATCGAATTTGACCGAGTTGTTTGGCCAAACCGATTTGGAGAAGTTGCATCAACAATTCGGCCTAATGTTACAGGACGTCGTCTCGTCGATCAAGGAGAATACGTCGCCGTTGCGCAAAACTGATCCTTGGCATCATGACAGTACAGATGAAAGTATGCGGGCGTATGTAATGCATGGAAACGGAACGCAAACAGTGCGTTTAGCTAATGGATTATTTCTGCAAAAGGGCACAAGCTTAAAGCTATCACACAG GCAAAAGATTACAGCCAATTATCTTCCCGATATATTGCATGTCGATTTCCAACGTCGTTCTGTGGAAGCCATGAACACAATCAATTCATGGATCGATATGCAGACCGACGAGAATGTAGATGAGATGGTACGAAACACTTTTGATACAAACACAGATAGAGTAATTATGTCCATATTGACCTTGAAAGCAAAGTGGGAAATGGACTTTATTACTGGTCTCACTAAAAATAGGGATTTCTATCGCAATCGTGAAGGGTCTGAGAAACCAATTTCAGTGCCCATGATGACAGGAGCTGGAGCTTTGccgtattatttaaatacacatCTGGAATGTCACATTATTGGCATTCCCTATGAGGGCGAAATGACCACAATGTACTTGATAAAACCCTTGAAATCTTCGGTGAAATTATTGGAAGCATTTCATGAGAAACTAACTGCTGAAAGCATTGAGGAAATGATTAAAAAGATGAGACGGAGTTCAACAAGTGTGGTTCTTCCAAGGATGAAATTCGACAAAATGCTGGTATTGCGATCGCCCATGGAGCGAATGGGCCTGGGCAGCATTTTCGATCCATTGCagagctttaagaataaaaagGCTGCCAGTCGAGGATCGTTTGCAACGAAGGTGCTCGATGATTTTACTGTTACGCAATTTTGTCAAAAAATCTACTTCAGAGTCGATGAGAAGGGCACCGAAGTAGGCGACGGAACTGGAGCCGTCGAGGTTAgaactgctgcagcagcaacgtttCGAGCCGATGAACCTTTCATAATGTTGGTGCGCAATGATATAACGAAGCTGCCTTTATTCTACGGTATAATTCATGAGCCAATTACGGTAGGACTTTAA
- the LOC117571681 gene encoding serine protease inhibitor 28Dc-like, with amino-acid sequence MLHSMNLVTLALAYHLLVGISQAQGPYGIVDVPASHLIAEDVMNLGLKLMTKQMAGVYADTFLISPVSIASALASLLLAAKGGSFIELSKQFRIKDTVKLHEQFGYMLRNAQQTYNDITYTLSNDPVDKRIKKEVKETQQVFIGSGLFVQQDHSINLDYRQALAQIYNSEIYPVDFEKDPATAVDLMNVWVTQKTKSKITNIVNLYNINNSTRMTLTNTMYFNARWINNFYETRSEPFYPDGYDSKTKLYVPTMVATGSYTFDLNKRRDCLILGIPYRGSQNTLYIIQPFQSSIRRLKKFQKSLTAESIEEMISKMRSIHGKIRLPKMRIIGGDHLKYQLNDFGIKGIFSNKNYDLSLIASGNSSTQLYQSDAVGNLKNLETQRKFAESEPRRSADLYIMDIIHKVRLDVTEKGTEGASATEASMSRTIALVDFVINSPFILLVRNDFTKLPLFYGIINKPPS; translated from the exons ATGCTGCACTCAATGAATTTAGTAACGTTGGCCTTGGCCTATCACCTTTTAGTTGGAATTTCACAAGCTCAAGGCCCATATGGCATTGTAGATGTTCCTGCATCACATCTCATAGCTGAGGATGTGATGAATTTGGGTTTGAAGTTGATGACAAAACAGATGGCCGGAGTTTACGCAGACACATTTTTGATTTCACCCGTGAGTATCGCGTCCGCTCTAGCGTCTCTGTTGCTGGCCGCCAAAGGAGGAAGTTTCATCGAGTTGTCCAAGCAGTTCAGGATTAAGGATACGGTGAAGTTACACGAGCAATTTGGCTATATGCTAAGGAATGCTCAACAAACCTACAATGATATTACTTACACTTTATCCAACGATCCTGTCGATAAGAGGATAAAGAAAGAGGTGAAAGAAACTCAACAGGTGTTCATTGGGAGTGGACTCTTTGTCCAGCAGGATCACAGCATAAATCTTGATTACAG GCAAGCCTTAGCTCAAATCTATAACTCGGAAATTTATCCTGTCGATTTCGAAAAGGATCCGGCGACCGCTGTCGATCTTATGAACGTATGGGTAACGCAGaagacaaaaagcaaaataacgaatatagttaatttatataatattaataactcCACTCGTATGACTTTGACCAACACAATGTACTTTAACGCCCGATGgataaataatttttacgAAACCCGGTCAGAGCCCTTCTATCCTGACGGATATGACTCTAAGACTAAGCTGTATGTTCCAACTATGGTGGCAACAGGTAGCTATACCTTTGATCTAAACAAGAGAAGGGATTGTCTCATTCTCGGAATTCCCTATCGTGGCAGTCAAAACACTCTGTACATCATACAACCTTTCCAATCATCGATTCGACGGTTGAAAAAGTTTCAAAAATCACTTACAGCCGAATCTATTGAAGAAATGATCAGCAAAATGAGGTCAATTCATGGAAAGATTCGTCTTCCAAAGATGCGCATTATTGGCGGGGACCATTTGAAATATCAGCTAAATGATTTCGGTATTAAGGGCATCTTTAGTAACAAAAATTATGACTTATCTTTAATCGCCTCGGGCAACTCGAGCACTCAGCTTTATCAATCGGATGCTGTTGGAAATCTGAAGAATTTGGAAACGCAACGAAAATTTGCGGAGTCGGAACCGAGAAGATCAGCTGATCTTTACATCATGGATATTATTCACAAGGTTAGACTCGATGTGACTGAGAAGGGCACCGAAGGAGCTAGTGCAACTGAAGCCTCCATGTCGAGAACTATAGCTCTTGTCGATTTTGTTATAAACAGTCCATTTATACTTTTGGTGCGGAATGATTTCACAAAACTTCCTTTATTCTATGGCATCATTAATAAGCCTCCATCTTGA
- the LOC117570591 gene encoding interaptin-like, with the protein MHFGYFAFCVILGIFTISAAPARYGKRAFGEHDFDKQDLGEDDYGENDIDQEFGEHENDSLERDDGEHGDEEHEFGDERDVEEYDSAERDVEEYDSIERDVEEYDSVERIDGEQELGEHDNGEQKFEKDDYEKKDVGDDDYREQELGENDLEQEFEKDDFGEEDVGDDDNGEQELGENDLDQEFEKDDFEEKDVGDDDNGEQELGDNDLEEEFGEEDYKEEDAGDDAYGEQELGKNDLDQEFEKDDFEEKDVEDDNNGEQEFGENDLEQEFGEDYKEEDAGDDDYGEQELGENDLDQEFEKDDFEEKDVGDDDNGEKELGENDLEEEFGEEDYKKEDAGDDAYGEQELGENDLDQEFEKDDFGEEDVGDDDNGEQELGENDLDQEFEKDDFEEKDVGDDDNGEQELGENDLEKEFGEEDYKEEDAGDDAGDDAYGEQELGENDLDQEFEKDDFEEKDVGDDDNGEQELEENDLEEEFGEEDYKEEDAGDDAYGEQELGENDLEQEFGEEDYKKEDAGDDAYGEQELGEHDLEEEFGEVDYKEEDAGDDAYGEQKLGENDLDKEFEKDDFEEKYVGDDDNGEQELEENDLEEEFGEEDYKEEDAGDDAYGEQELGKNDLDQEFEKDDFEEKDVGDDDNGEQELGENDLEQEFGEEDYKEEDAGDDDYGEQELGENDLEEEFEEEDYKEEDAGDDAYGEQELGKNDLDQEFEKDDFEEKDVGDDDNGEQELGENYLDQEFEKDDFEEKDVGDDDNGEQELGENDLEEEFGEEDYKEEDAGDDAGDDAYGKQELGENDLDQEFEKDDFEEKDVGDDDNGEQELGENDLDQEFEKDDFEEKDVGDDDNGEQELGENDLEEEFGGEDNDLEQELIEEYDYQVQDIGQHDDVVQDVGEDDNGEPDVGQHDDVEQDVEEYDNEEQKFGENDNVEQKLGEHDNVEQDVGEHNNGEHDNVEQDVGEHNNGEHDNVEQDVGEHDNEEQKLGEHHDEQVVGEHDNVEQEIGEHNNEEQKLGEHDNVEQDVGEHNNGEHDNVEQDVGEHNNDEQILGEHDNEEQKLGEHDNVEHDVGEQDNVEQDKGEHANDEQKLGDDVEQDVGEHNYGQHDNVQQDVGEHNNEEQKLGEHDNVEQDVGEHDNEEQKLGEHDNVEHDLGEQDNVEQDVGEHNNEEQKLGEHDNVEQDVGEHDNVEQDKGEHANDEQKLGDDVEQDVGEHNYGEHDNVEQDVGEHNNEEQKLGEQDNVEQDVGEHDHVEQDKGEHANDEQKLGDDVEQDVGEHNYGEHDNVEQDVGEHNNEEQTLGEYDDDEQKLGDNDNEEQKLGEHKNGEYDNVEQDVGEHNNEEQKLGEQDNVEEDVEEHDNVEKDVGEHNNEEQTLGEHDSEEQKLGDNDNEEQKLGEHKNGEYDNVEQDVGEHNNEEQTLGEHDNEEQKLGVHDNVEQDVGGHVNEEQNDIMITEIKMLEFK; encoded by the exons ATGCATTTTGGATACTTCGCTTTTTGTGTTATTCTTGGTATTTTTACAATATCAGCAGCTCCAGCTAGATATGGAAAGCGAGCATTTGGAGAACATGATTTTGATAAACAAGATCTTGGAGAAGACGATTATGGAGAGAACGATATAGACCAAGAATTTGGAGAACATGAAAATGATTCTTTAGAGCGAGATGATGGAGAACATGGTGATGAAGAGCATGAATTTGGAGATGAGCGAGATGTTGAAGAATATGATTCCGCAGAGCGAGATGTCGAAGAATATGATTCTATAGAGCGCGATGTTGAAGAATATGATTCTGTAGAGCGAATTGATGGAGAACAAGAACTTGGAGAACACGATAATGGAgagcaaaaatttgaaaaagatGACTATGAAAAGAAAGATGTTGGAGATGATGATTATAGAGAGCAAGAACTTGGAGAGAATGATTTGGAGCAAGAATTTGAAAAAGATGACTTTGGAGAGGAAGATGTTGGAGATGATGATAATGGAGAGCAAGAACTTGGAGAGAATGATTTAGACCAAGAATTTGAAAAAGATGACTTTGAAGAGAAAGATGTTGGAGATGATGATAATGGAGAGCAAGAACTTGGAGACAATGATTTAGAGGAAGAATTTGGAGAAGAGGATTATAAAGAGGAAGATGCTGGAGATGATGCTTATGGAGAGCAAGAACTTGGAAAGAATGATTTAGACCAAGAATTTGAAAAAGATGACTTTGAAGAGAAAGATGTTGAAGATGATAATAATGGAGAGCAAGAATTTGGAGAGAATGATTTAGAGCAAGAATTTGGAGAAGATTATAAAGAGGAAGATGCTGGAGATGATGATTATGGAGAGCAAGAACTTGGAGAGAATGATTTAGACCAAGAATTTGAAAAAGATGACTTTGAAGAGAAAGATGTTGGAGATGATGATAATGGAGAGAAAGAACTTGGAGAGAATGATTTAGAGGAAGAATTTGGAGAAGAGGATTATAAAAAGGAAGATGCTGGAGATGATGCTTATGGAGAGCAAGAACTTGGAGAGAATGATTTAGACCAAGAATTTGAAAAAGATGACTTTGGAGAGGAAGATGTTGGAGATGATGATAATGGAGAGCAAGAACTTGGAGAGAATGATTTAGACCAAGAATTTGAAAAAGATGACTTTGAAGAGAAAGATGTTGGAGATGATGATAATGGAGAGCAAGAACTTGGAGAGAATGATTTAGAGAAAGAATTTGGAGAAGAGGATTATAAAGAGGAAGATGCTGGAGATGATGCTGGAGATGATGCTTATGGAGAGCAAGAACTTGGAGAGAATGATTTAGACCAAGAATTTGAAAAAGATGACTTTGAAGAGAAAGATGTTGGAGATGATGATAATGGAGAGCAAGAACTTGAAGAGAATGACTTAGAGGAAGAATTTGGAGAAGAGGATTATAAAGAGGAAGATGCTGGAGATGATGCTTATGGAGAGCAAGAACTTGGAGAGAATGATTTGGAGCAAGAATTTGGAGAAGAGGATTATAAAAAGGAAGATGCTGGAGATGATGCTTATGGAGAGCAAGAACTTGGAGAGCATGATTTAGAGGAAGAATTTGGAGAAGTGGATTATAAAGAGGAAGATGCTGGAGATGATGCTTATGGAGAGCAAAAACTTGGAGAGAATGATTTAGataaagaatttgaaaaagaTGACTTTGAAGAGAAATATGTTGGAGATGATGATAATGGAGAGCAAGAACTTGAAGAGAATGACTTAGAGGAAGAATTTGGAGAAGAGGATTATAAAGAGGAAGATGCTGGAGATGATGCTTATGGAGAGCAAGAACTTGGAAAGAATGATTTAGACCAAGAATTTGAAAAAGATGACTTTGAAGAGAAAGATGTTGGAGATGATGATAATGGAGAGCAAGAACTTGGAGAGAATGATTTAGAGCAAGAATTTGGAGAAGAGGATTATAAAGAGGAAGATGCTGGAGATGATGATTATGGAGAGCAAGAACTTGGAGAGAATGATTTAGAGGAAGAATTTGAAGAAGAGGATTATAAAGAGGAAGATGCTGGAGATGATGCTTATGGAGAGCAAGAACTTGGAAAGAATGATTTAGACCAAGAATTTGAAAAAGATGACTTTGAAGAGAAAGATGTTGGAGATGATGATAATGGAGAGCAAGAACTTGGAGAGAATTATTTAGACCAAGAATTTGAAAAAGATGACTTTGAAGAGAAAGATGTTGGAGATGATGATAATGGAGAGCAAGAACTTGGAGAGAATGATTTAGAGGAAGAATTTGGAGAAGAGGATTATAAAGAGGAAGATGCTGGAGATGATGCTGGAGATGATGCTTATGGAAAGCAAGAACTTGGAGAGAATGATTTAGACCAAGAATTTGAAAAAGATGACTTTGAAGAGAAAGATGTTGGAGATGATGATAATGGAGAGCAAGAACTTGGAGAGAATGATTTAGACCAAGAATTTGAAAAAGATGACTTTGAAGAGAAAGATGTTGGAGATGATGATAATGGAGAGCAAGAACTTGGAGAGAATGATTTAGAGGAAGAATTTGGAGGAGAGGATAATGATTTAGAGCAGGAATTAATAGAAGAATACGATTATCAAGTGCAAGATATTGGTCAACATGATGATGTAGTGCAAGATGTTGGAGAAGATGATAATGGAGAGCCCGATGTTGGGCAACATGATGATGTAGAGCAAGATGTTGAAGAATATGATAATGAAGAACAAAAGTTTGGAGAAAATGATAATGTAGAACAAAAACTTGGAGAACACGATAATGTAGAGCAAGATGTTGGAGAACATAATAATGGAGAACACGATAATGTAGAGCAAGATGTTGGAGAACATAATAATGGAGAACACGATAATGTAGAGCAAGATGTTGGAGAACATGATAATGAGGAGCAAAAACTTGGAGAACACCATGATGAGCAAGTTGTTGGAGAACATGATAATGTAGAGCAAGAAATCGGGGAGCACAATAATGAAGAACAAAAACTTGGAGAACATGATAATGTAGAGCAAGATGTTGGAGAACATAATAATGGAGAACACGATAATGTAGAGCAAGATGTTGGAGAACATAATAATGACGAGCAGATACTTGGAGAACATGATAATGAAGAACAAAAACTTGGAGAACACGATAATGTAGAGCATGATGTTGGAGAACAGGATAATGTAGAGCAAGATAAAGGAGAACATGCTAATGACGAGCAAAAACTTGGAGATGATGTAGAGCAAGATGTTGGAGAACATAATTATGGACAACACGATAATGTACAGCAAGATGTTGGAGAACATAATAATGAGGAACAAAAACTTGGTGAACACGATAATGTAGAGCAAGATGTTGGAGAACATGATAATGAGGAGCAAAAACTTGGTGAACACGATAATGTAGAGCATGAT CTTGGAGAACAGGATAATGTAGAGCAAGATGTTGGAGAACATAATAATGAGGAGCAAAAACTTGGTGAACACGATAATGTAGAGCAAGATGTTGGAGAACATGATAATGTAGAGCAAGATAAAGGAGAACATGCTAATGACGAGCAAAAACTTGGAGATGATGTAGAGCAAGATGTTGGAGAACATAATTATGGAGAACACGATAATGTAGAGCAAGATGTTGGAGAACATAATAATGAGGAGCAAAAACTTGGTGAACAAGATAATGTAGAGCAAGATGTTGGAGAACATGATCATGTTGAGCAAGATAAAGGAGAACATGCTAATGACGAGCAAAAACTTGGAGATGATGTAGAGCAAGATGTTGGAGAACATAATTATGGAGAACACGATAATGTAGAGCAAGATGTTGGAGAACATAATAATGAAGAGCAAACACTTGGAGAATATGATGATGACGAACAGAAACTTGGagataatgataatgaagaACAAAAACTTGGAGAACATAAAAATGGAGAATACGATAATGTAGAGCAAGATGTTGGAGAACATAATAATGAGGAGCAAAAACTTGGTGAACAAGATAATGTAGAGGAAGATGTTGAAGAACACGATAATGTAGAGAAAGATGTTGGAGAACATAATAATGAAGAGCAAACACTTGGAGAACATGATAGTGAAGAACAAAAACTTGGagataatgataatgaagaACAAAAACTTGGAGAACATAAAAATGGAGAATACGATAATGTAGAGCAAGATGTTGGAGAACATAATAATGAAGAGCAAACACTTGGAGAACATGATAATGAAGAACAGAAACTTGGAGTACACGATAATGTAGAGCAAGATGTTGGAGGACATGTTAATGAAGAACAAAATGATATCATGATAACTGAGATCAAGATGTTGGAGTTTAAGTAA